One genomic window of Rhizobium sp. Pop5 includes the following:
- a CDS encoding ABC transporter ATP-binding protein: MSGIFCSLKQLSVTYGRGAGALDCINLDILTGERLAIIGESGSGKSTFARALAGLLPQEAKVGGEMLWPGLGHPPRPGRDFGFVFQDPGSSLNPVLTIGEQIAEGAMRHLGLGWKQAYARAEELLGRVRIPQPEKVMRAFPHQLSGGQRQRVAIAAAIAARPALLIADEATSALDVVVQAEIVRLLDGLVREDGMTLLFITHDIALASGFVDRIAVFRDAKLVEAGPVRSVLSAPENDYTAALIASHRDLATPPLIAEAAS, translated from the coding sequence ATGAGCGGCATTTTCTGCAGCCTGAAGCAGCTTTCGGTCACCTACGGGCGCGGCGCTGGCGCCCTCGACTGCATCAACCTCGATATCCTCACCGGCGAAAGGCTGGCGATCATCGGCGAAAGCGGCTCCGGCAAGAGCACGTTCGCCCGGGCGCTCGCGGGCCTGCTGCCGCAGGAGGCAAAGGTCGGCGGCGAGATGCTCTGGCCCGGGCTTGGTCATCCGCCCCGCCCCGGCCGAGATTTCGGCTTCGTCTTCCAGGACCCGGGCTCCAGTCTCAATCCCGTGCTGACGATCGGCGAGCAGATCGCCGAGGGCGCCATGCGTCATCTCGGTCTCGGCTGGAAACAGGCCTATGCCAGAGCCGAGGAATTGCTCGGGCGGGTGCGGATTCCCCAACCTGAGAAGGTGATGCGGGCCTTTCCGCACCAGCTTTCGGGTGGCCAGCGTCAGCGCGTGGCGATCGCGGCCGCAATCGCTGCCAGGCCTGCCCTGCTGATCGCCGACGAGGCGACGAGCGCGCTCGACGTCGTGGTCCAGGCCGAGATCGTCCGTCTGCTCGACGGGCTGGTGCGTGAGGACGGCATGACGCTGCTCTTCATCACCCATGACATCGCGCTCGCTTCCGGCTTCGTCGACCGCATCGCCGTCTTTCGCGATGCGAAGCTCGTCGAGGCCGGTCCAGTTCGTTCGGTGCTGTCGGCCCCGGAAAACGACTATACCGCCGCGCTCATCGCTAGCCATCGCGACCTTGCGACGCCGCCACTGATTGCGGAGGCGGCCTCATGA
- a CDS encoding glycerophosphodiester phosphodiesterase family protein, producing MQMTDVANVQGLEISHEGHRTRLKWHRLRKRFADPLFSAEVMAEGFAAGASMELDLRVRADGGFVVLHDRELEGETTGHGPIAKRSIGDLRDIRMKEGDRPLILSEDLAAMMQSTHPDALLQFDMKDDYEAIGSKGIEHLAAHFRDIAASVIVSGGSLDLIVAVKEKLPQLLRGIDPTDKLYDIWKASGWKAVEAELRADLGGPTEPDTIYLHWRLVLDAAKEGLDMIALCQEHGKRVDAWTFTLKDPEAGFSEEEWLNFSALMALKPDQITTDEAPATERAWRRRING from the coding sequence ATGCAGATGACTGACGTAGCGAATGTTCAAGGCCTTGAGATTTCGCATGAGGGGCATCGCACCCGGCTGAAATGGCACCGGCTGCGCAAACGGTTTGCCGATCCGCTGTTCTCAGCCGAGGTGATGGCGGAGGGTTTTGCAGCTGGCGCTTCAATGGAGCTTGATCTGCGCGTGCGCGCCGATGGCGGCTTCGTCGTGCTGCACGACAGGGAGCTCGAAGGTGAAACGACGGGCCACGGACCGATCGCCAAAAGGAGCATTGGTGACCTCCGTGATATCAGGATGAAGGAGGGCGACCGGCCGCTTATCCTCAGCGAAGATCTCGCCGCCATGATGCAATCGACGCATCCGGACGCACTGCTGCAATTCGACATGAAGGACGACTATGAAGCGATCGGTTCCAAAGGCATCGAGCATCTTGCCGCGCATTTCCGGGATATCGCCGCATCGGTGATTGTCAGCGGCGGCAGCCTCGATCTCATCGTTGCCGTCAAGGAGAAGCTGCCGCAGCTGCTGCGCGGCATCGATCCCACCGACAAGCTCTACGATATCTGGAAGGCCAGCGGCTGGAAGGCAGTGGAGGCGGAATTGCGTGCCGACCTCGGCGGTCCGACCGAACCGGACACGATCTATCTGCACTGGCGCTTGGTTCTGGATGCCGCCAAAGAAGGGCTCGATATGATCGCGCTTTGCCAGGAACACGGCAAACGCGTCGATGCCTGGACCTTCACCCTGAAGGATCCGGAGGCCGGGTTCAGCGAGGAGGAATGGCTGAACTTTTCGGCGCTGATGGCGCTCAAGCCGGACCAGATCACCACCGA
- a CDS encoding alanine--glyoxylate aminotransferase family protein, whose protein sequence is MPDPGWNPLHGVPSYPAERYASLADRIGRILLSRNDIVFVQAEAVVALEAVAASLARPGLSALNIVTSPYGGWFGQWLRRGGAMVREMVAEPGLPIEIEAVAKALNAAPHIDVLALVHAESASGILNPLPEILALARARGIVTVVDAVASVGGHPLSVDALGIDIAVIGPQKALGGPAGISALSVSRRAWELILRDGAPRESILSLADLKVWLDGGRRGLPGTPAPLEFFALESALDRIEAEGLENVIARHALAASATQAGLAALGAGAWVPPEKASNLVTAVPVPETLTPASLVAAAARVGVDLTEGVGTVPARLIRFNHTGPRAAFQMVLPNVVAYGSALRQAGHSADISTASEAIAAAYGR, encoded by the coding sequence ATGCCCGATCCCGGTTGGAATCCCCTGCACGGTGTCCCCTCCTATCCCGCGGAGCGCTATGCCTCCCTTGCCGACAGGATCGGCAGGATATTGCTCAGCCGGAACGACATCGTGTTCGTCCAGGCCGAGGCCGTCGTCGCGCTGGAAGCCGTGGCCGCCAGCCTTGCCCGCCCCGGCCTTTCGGCACTCAATATCGTCACCAGCCCCTATGGCGGCTGGTTCGGGCAATGGTTGCGGCGAGGCGGTGCGATGGTCAGGGAAATGGTTGCTGAACCAGGCCTGCCGATTGAGATCGAAGCCGTAGCCAAAGCACTAAACGCGGCTCCTCACATCGATGTGCTCGCGCTGGTTCATGCGGAATCGGCGAGCGGTATTCTCAATCCTTTGCCGGAGATCCTGGCGCTCGCACGTGCCCGCGGCATCGTCACCGTCGTCGATGCGGTCGCCTCGGTCGGCGGCCATCCACTCTCCGTCGATGCTCTCGGCATCGACATCGCAGTGATCGGCCCGCAGAAGGCGCTCGGCGGTCCGGCTGGGATATCCGCACTCTCCGTCAGCCGCCGCGCCTGGGAGCTGATCCTGAGGGACGGCGCGCCGCGCGAATCAATCCTGTCGCTGGCCGATCTGAAGGTGTGGCTCGACGGCGGCCGGCGTGGTCTGCCCGGAACGCCGGCGCCGCTGGAATTCTTCGCGCTGGAAAGCGCGCTCGACCGCATCGAGGCCGAAGGGCTGGAAAACGTTATCGCCCGTCACGCGCTGGCGGCATCGGCGACACAGGCGGGGCTTGCAGCACTCGGTGCCGGGGCTTGGGTGCCGCCAGAAAAAGCCTCGAACCTGGTGACGGCGGTGCCTGTACCCGAAACGCTCACGCCCGCTTCGCTGGTCGCAGCCGCCGCGCGCGTGGGCGTCGATTTGACGGAAGGCGTGGGAACTGTTCCAGCCCGTCTGATACGGTTCAACCACACCGGCCCGCGCGCCGCGTTCCAGATGGTGCTGCCGAATGTGGTGGCTTATGGCTCGGCCCTCAGGCAAGCCGGCCATTCCGCGGATATATCAACCGCCTCCGAGGCGATCGCCGCGGCTTATGGCCGCTGA
- a CDS encoding ABC transporter ATP-binding protein, which produces MSDVLLSVENVSKAFSSSGRRIAALDNVSLTIAAGETLGLVGASGSGKSTLSRVLLRLLAADTGAIRFEGEDWLALKGAALRRKRARMQMVFQDPLAAFNPLATVGAVLDDPLRIHDVVPSGGRSSEIAMLLERVGLPADYAGRPVRSLSGGQRQRVAIARALATRPSLLVLDEAVSALDVTVRGRVLELLVCLQRETGIACLFISHDLAVVRAVSHRIAVMDGGRVVETGPAASVVAMPQSDAARALVAAVPRLVTEPS; this is translated from the coding sequence ATGAGCGATGTGCTGCTTTCCGTTGAGAACGTGTCGAAAGCTTTTTCCTCCTCCGGCCGCCGGATTGCCGCCCTCGACAATGTTTCGCTGACGATCGCAGCCGGGGAAACCCTCGGTCTCGTCGGCGCCTCCGGCAGCGGAAAATCGACGCTGTCGCGCGTCCTGCTTCGGCTTCTCGCCGCCGATACTGGTGCGATCCGTTTCGAGGGAGAGGACTGGCTTGCCCTTAAAGGTGCCGCGCTTCGCCGCAAACGGGCACGCATGCAGATGGTGTTCCAGGACCCGCTTGCCGCCTTCAATCCGCTGGCAACCGTGGGCGCTGTGCTCGACGATCCGCTGCGCATCCATGACGTCGTCCCAAGCGGCGGGCGTTCCAGCGAGATCGCGATGCTTCTCGAACGCGTCGGTCTGCCCGCCGATTATGCAGGCCGTCCTGTCCGGTCGCTTTCCGGCGGCCAGCGCCAGCGCGTGGCGATTGCCCGGGCGCTTGCGACGCGGCCCTCGCTGCTGGTGCTCGACGAAGCGGTTTCGGCGCTCGACGTCACCGTGCGCGGCAGGGTTCTCGAGCTTCTGGTCTGCCTGCAGAGGGAAACGGGTATCGCCTGCCTCTTCATTTCGCACGATCTTGCCGTGGTCCGCGCCGTCTCCCACCGCATTGCCGTCATGGATGGCGGGCGGGTCGTGGAGACCGGTCCGGCTGCATCTGTCGTTGCCATGCCGCAATCCGATGCCGCCCGTGCGCTTGTTGCCGCCGTCCCCCGTCTCGTGACCGAACCGTCCTGA